The Saprospiraceae bacterium genome includes a window with the following:
- a CDS encoding SP_1767 family glycosyltransferase — translation MNLQYSKYFKYPRKVIKYTLNLLYPFVIEIFPLPKVMSISETLDQIVHNNMSICRLGDGEFQLIIDKLSLPFQEYDETMVRRLCEILASKRTDVLIGLPIGYYGIAELKFTSKVYWRSNIVFTYPRLRKYLDLNKTYANASISRFYIEYQDRNVSTKYLNQLRSIWEKKHITIIEGEKSRLGAGNDLFNTCLSIRRILGPAHNAFSKYDEIFESAEKEDKSRLILLALGSTATILAYDLSVLGYQAVDIGNVDIEYEWYKIHAKDKVKVEGKYTSEAKGGREVSESIDQKYLSEIISKHL, via the coding sequence ATGAATTTACAATATAGTAAATATTTTAAATATCCAAGAAAAGTAATAAAGTACACTTTAAATTTACTTTATCCATTTGTAATCGAAATATTTCCTTTACCTAAGGTTATGTCCATATCAGAGACACTTGATCAAATAGTTCATAATAACATGTCTATATGTAGATTAGGCGATGGGGAATTTCAACTTATAATTGATAAGTTGTCTTTACCGTTTCAGGAATATGATGAGACAATGGTCAGAAGGCTATGTGAAATTTTAGCATCAAAAAGAACTGATGTTCTAATTGGATTACCTATTGGATATTATGGTATTGCAGAATTGAAATTTACATCAAAAGTATATTGGAGATCTAATATTGTCTTTACTTATCCACGTCTGAGAAAATACTTAGATTTAAATAAAACATATGCAAATGCCAGCATATCCCGATTTTATATTGAGTATCAAGACCGAAATGTCTCTACAAAATATTTAAACCAACTAAGGAGTATTTGGGAAAAAAAGCATATAACAATAATAGAAGGAGAGAAAAGTCGATTAGGTGCCGGAAATGACTTGTTTAACACATGCTTAAGTATCAGAAGAATTTTGGGTCCCGCTCATAATGCATTTAGTAAATATGATGAAATATTTGAATCTGCAGAAAAGGAAGATAAGTCCAGATTAATATTATTAGCTCTAGGATCCACGGCTACTATTTTGGCTTATGATCTTTCAGTATTGGGTTATCAAGCTGTGGACATTGGTAATGTAGATATTGAATATGAATGGTATAAAATACATGCCAAAGACAAAGTTAAAGTTGAAGGGAAATATACCAGTGAAGCAAAAGGTGGGCGTGAAGTGTCGGAGAGTATTGATCAAAAATATTTATCAGAAATTATATCAAAACACTTATAA